One window of Streptomyces sp. NBC_00273 genomic DNA carries:
- a CDS encoding MBL fold metallo-hydrolase gives MTRSTPPPASARPALLRFLGGVRTVTGSKFLVESDHARILVDCGLFQGVADLRRRNWGGLVCDASDVHAVVITHAHLDHCGYLPRLVRHGFRGPILTSATTARLAEIVLRDSARLQMEAAEHANQHGWSKHRPAKPLYDDADVDHTVKFFDPVPVGSEVEITAGTKLVLHHGGHILGSAWAHLTLEDGHALAVSGDLGRPGHPLLLPPEPFSGADVLLMESTYGNRRHDHESAHWEFASVITRALSRGGTVVVPAFAIDRTEVVLHELAALRSDGTLPRHVPVYVDSPMALAALDVYRDAVRTRSPELRPEILVRGEAAISPEPFLAARTVQESIDINESTGPAVIVSSAGMATGGRVLHHLHRILPDPRNAVVIVGFAAAGTRSRDLVDGARTLKMFGEYVPVRAEVADVPHFSAHADADQIIDWLRAAPPPHTTYLVHGEESASETLRDRIDHELGWTAVVPRSGEAVLVR, from the coding sequence ATGACCCGATCAACCCCGCCCCCCGCTTCCGCCCGCCCCGCCCTGCTGAGGTTCCTCGGCGGCGTGCGGACGGTCACCGGCAGCAAGTTCTTGGTCGAGAGCGACCACGCCCGGATCCTCGTCGACTGCGGACTCTTCCAGGGTGTCGCGGACCTGCGGCGCCGCAACTGGGGCGGGCTTGTCTGCGATGCCTCGGACGTCCACGCCGTCGTCATCACCCACGCCCACCTGGACCACTGCGGCTACTTGCCGCGCCTGGTCCGGCACGGGTTCCGCGGACCGATCCTGACCAGTGCCACCACCGCCCGCCTCGCCGAGATCGTGCTCCGCGACAGCGCCCGCCTGCAGATGGAGGCCGCCGAGCACGCCAACCAGCACGGCTGGTCCAAGCACCGGCCCGCCAAGCCGCTCTACGACGATGCCGACGTCGACCACACGGTGAAGTTCTTCGACCCGGTACCGGTGGGCAGTGAGGTCGAGATCACGGCCGGCACGAAGCTGGTGCTGCACCACGGCGGTCACATCCTCGGCTCCGCCTGGGCCCACCTGACCCTGGAGGACGGCCACGCCCTCGCCGTGAGCGGCGACCTCGGCCGACCCGGACACCCGCTCCTGCTGCCGCCCGAGCCGTTCTCCGGCGCCGACGTCCTGCTGATGGAGTCGACGTACGGCAACCGGCGCCACGACCACGAGAGCGCCCACTGGGAATTCGCCTCGGTGATCACCCGCGCGCTGTCCCGGGGCGGGACCGTGGTCGTACCGGCCTTCGCGATCGACCGCACCGAGGTCGTCCTGCACGAGCTGGCCGCCCTGCGCAGCGACGGCACCCTGCCCCGCCACGTACCCGTCTACGTCGACAGCCCCATGGCCCTGGCCGCCCTGGACGTCTACCGCGACGCCGTACGGACCCGCTCCCCCGAGCTACGCCCCGAGATCCTCGTCCGGGGCGAGGCGGCGATCAGCCCGGAGCCCTTCCTGGCCGCCCGGACCGTCCAGGAGTCGATCGACATCAACGAATCCACCGGGCCGGCGGTCATCGTGTCGTCCGCCGGCATGGCCACCGGCGGCCGCGTGCTGCACCACCTCCACCGGATCCTGCCCGACCCCCGCAACGCCGTGGTCATCGTCGGCTTCGCCGCCGCGGGCACCCGCTCCCGCGACCTCGTCGACGGCGCCCGCACGCTCAAGATGTTCGGTGAGTACGTCCCCGTACGCGCCGAGGTCGCCGACGTTCCGCACTTCTCCGCCCACGCCGACGCCGACCAGATCATCGACTGGCTGCGCGCCGCCCCTCCCCCGCACACCACCTACCTCGTCCACGGCGAGGAGAGCGCCTCCGAGACCCTGCGCGACCGGATCGACCACGAGCTGGGCTGGACGGCCGTCGTACCGAGATCCGGGGAGGCCGTCCTGGTCCGCTGA
- a CDS encoding BlaI/MecI/CopY family transcriptional regulator, translated as MGDAHAERRPAGELGASVLAALWAAGTPLTPGQVQEALGSSHARTTVTTILSRLYEKGVVTRTRSGRGFAYLPTEDASGLTARRMHAELARTEDRVTVLSRFVSQLSDEDEALLRALLEGDDAGGVA; from the coding sequence ATGGGGGATGCGCATGCGGAACGGCGGCCCGCCGGTGAGCTGGGGGCGAGCGTCCTGGCGGCGCTGTGGGCGGCCGGTACTCCGCTGACGCCGGGGCAGGTTCAGGAGGCGCTCGGTTCCTCCCATGCCCGTACGACGGTGACGACGATCCTGTCCCGTCTGTACGAGAAGGGCGTGGTCACCCGCACCCGGTCCGGCCGCGGGTTCGCCTACCTGCCGACCGAGGACGCGTCGGGGCTGACCGCGCGCCGCATGCACGCGGAGCTGGCCAGGACCGAGGACCGCGTGACCGTGCTGAGCCGCTTCGTCTCGCAGCTCAGCGACGAGGACGAGGCGCTGTTGCGTGCCCTGCTGGAGGGCGACGACGCCGGGGGCGTCGCATGA
- a CDS encoding M56 family metallopeptidase, whose translation MSRLGSLMLLLPLVLPFLAGPVCRVLVTSLAPRRAVRLLVCSAAVLAAGSTAALALLVVPGATHLRPVAALGHLLTPLASGSPGTAVVTTVVAASLLAAGGALLLRDGHGWWRQLRQARALAAGSRSELVVLEQEHPDAYALPGRPGRIVITSGMLRALSAAEREVLLAHERAHLRGRHHVLVAVVELAAHCHPGLRAVREPLRYALERVADEAAAQAVGDRRLTARAIGRAALAARTSPARHRPGFALAAATGPVPLRVAALLAQPARTRVPGARCRMAALTLLACLAVSAGASLQAADNLHAGIETAQGETGEE comes from the coding sequence ATGAGCCGGCTGGGGTCGTTGATGCTCCTACTGCCGCTGGTGCTGCCCTTCCTCGCCGGTCCGGTGTGCCGCGTGCTGGTCACGAGCCTCGCGCCGAGGCGGGCCGTCCGGCTGCTGGTCTGTTCGGCCGCCGTCCTCGCTGCGGGCAGCACCGCGGCTCTTGCCCTGCTGGTCGTTCCCGGCGCCACGCACCTGCGGCCGGTGGCCGCGCTGGGCCACCTGCTCACGCCACTGGCGTCCGGTTCGCCCGGCACGGCCGTCGTGACCACTGTCGTGGCCGCTTCGCTGCTCGCTGCCGGCGGCGCCCTGCTGCTGCGCGATGGGCACGGGTGGTGGCGCCAGTTGCGGCAGGCGCGGGCGCTTGCCGCGGGCAGCCGGAGCGAGCTCGTGGTCCTGGAGCAGGAACACCCCGACGCCTACGCGCTGCCGGGCCGTCCCGGCCGCATCGTGATCACCTCGGGGATGCTGCGCGCCCTCTCCGCGGCGGAACGCGAGGTCCTGCTCGCCCATGAACGAGCCCATCTGAGAGGCCGTCATCACGTTCTGGTGGCGGTCGTCGAGCTGGCCGCTCACTGTCATCCGGGGCTGCGCGCCGTGCGCGAGCCCCTCCGCTACGCGCTGGAGCGCGTCGCGGACGAAGCCGCCGCGCAGGCGGTGGGCGACCGCCGCCTCACGGCCCGGGCCATCGGCCGGGCCGCTCTGGCGGCCCGTACGTCCCCTGCCCGGCACCGGCCCGGTTTCGCGTTGGCCGCCGCGACGGGCCCGGTGCCCCTGCGGGTCGCGGCCCTGCTCGCCCAGCCCGCACGGACGCGTGTTCCTGGAGCCCGGTGCCGCATGGCAGCGCTGACGCTGCTGGCCTGTCTGGCCGTGTCGGCCGGTGCGTCCCTCCAGGCGGCCGACAACCTGCACGCCGGCATCGAAACAGCGCAGGGCGAGACCGGCGAGGAGTGA
- a CDS encoding DedA family protein, producing MALSAHLAVPQAVNLLDAGSLLSAFGALGIAVVLFAETGLLVGFFLPGDSLLFTAGLLCVPGGNRPVHLSLPQVLAFAAVGALLGAQVGYLIGRRGGRALLARGRSRKLHDGAERAEELLHRYGHAKAVVLARFVPVVRTVLNPLAGALNVPARVFTLWQVVGGLLWTVGLVLAGYALGASVPDVDRYLLPIVALVALVSLTPLAVEMIRRRGPRAPNGGAH from the coding sequence ATGGCCCTATCCGCCCACCTGGCAGTGCCACAGGCCGTGAACCTGCTCGACGCCGGATCCCTGCTGTCCGCATTCGGCGCGCTCGGCATCGCCGTCGTCCTCTTCGCCGAGACCGGCCTCCTGGTCGGCTTCTTCCTGCCCGGCGACTCCCTCCTGTTCACCGCGGGCCTGCTCTGCGTGCCGGGCGGGAACCGCCCCGTCCACCTCTCGCTGCCCCAGGTACTGGCCTTCGCCGCCGTCGGCGCACTCCTCGGAGCGCAAGTGGGCTACCTGATCGGCCGACGCGGCGGCCGCGCCCTGCTCGCGCGTGGCCGCAGTCGAAAGCTCCACGACGGAGCCGAGCGCGCCGAGGAACTCCTCCACCGCTACGGGCACGCCAAGGCCGTCGTGCTGGCCCGCTTCGTCCCGGTGGTGCGCACCGTGCTCAACCCCTTGGCCGGAGCCCTCAACGTTCCTGCCCGCGTCTTCACCCTCTGGCAGGTCGTGGGCGGACTCCTCTGGACCGTGGGTCTCGTCCTCGCCGGATACGCCCTCGGCGCCTCCGTACCCGACGTGGACCGCTACCTCCTGCCGATCGTGGCCCTCGTCGCCCTCGTCTCCCTCACTCCGCTGGCCGTCGAAATGATCCGCCGCCGGGGGCCTCGCGCCCCGAACGGAGGTGCGCATTGA
- a CDS encoding M56 family metallopeptidase, protein MTLVLAVVMLTVVLPWAAVPATRRLAVLLPPREACAALTGAALLLAGGTVAALIGLFHVPFLASLEQIPLSRAAAEWPAVVPVAAVAGAVLAFQAVLMVRRWYERRALLARAWASTGDAVPDGDLLVVPDSEPQAFALPGWRGRSGRVVVTAGMLKTLGPAEREVLLGHERAHLTGRHHLWSVTAYLAAAVHPALRPLRPALDFHLERWADESAASAVGDRRLAATAIARAALAAASAEKAGKGRGPLLSVSTGPVPQRVEALLQPVPVRPRARRTQAAVAGLVTAVAVSALLGLVLAYGLHEYVESAARDLLADRAAE, encoded by the coding sequence ATGACCCTGGTCCTGGCCGTGGTCATGCTGACCGTGGTGCTTCCCTGGGCTGCGGTGCCGGCCACCCGTCGGCTGGCCGTGCTCCTGCCGCCGAGAGAAGCGTGCGCTGCACTGACCGGGGCTGCTCTTCTGCTGGCCGGAGGCACCGTCGCTGCGCTCATCGGCCTGTTCCACGTGCCGTTCCTCGCCTCCCTGGAGCAGATCCCGCTGTCGCGGGCGGCTGCCGAATGGCCGGCCGTGGTGCCGGTGGCGGCGGTTGCCGGTGCGGTGCTGGCCTTTCAGGCGGTGCTGATGGTCCGCCGCTGGTACGAACGCCGCGCGCTGCTCGCCCGTGCCTGGGCGTCCACCGGCGACGCCGTGCCTGATGGTGATCTTCTGGTCGTACCGGATTCCGAGCCGCAGGCGTTCGCGCTTCCGGGATGGCGGGGGCGCAGCGGCCGGGTCGTGGTGACGGCGGGCATGCTCAAGACCCTGGGCCCGGCGGAGCGCGAGGTGCTGCTCGGCCACGAGCGGGCCCACCTGACGGGCCGCCATCATCTGTGGTCCGTCACCGCCTACCTGGCCGCCGCGGTGCACCCCGCCCTGCGGCCCCTGCGCCCGGCGCTGGACTTCCACCTGGAGCGGTGGGCTGATGAGTCTGCGGCTTCGGCGGTGGGCGACCGGCGGCTGGCGGCGACCGCGATCGCGCGCGCGGCGCTGGCCGCCGCGTCCGCCGAGAAGGCGGGCAAGGGTCGTGGTCCTCTGCTGTCGGTGAGTACGGGGCCGGTCCCGCAGCGGGTCGAAGCCCTGCTGCAGCCGGTCCCGGTCAGGCCTCGGGCGCGCCGGACGCAGGCGGCCGTGGCCGGACTGGTGACGGCGGTGGCGGTCTCCGCCCTGCTGGGTCTGGTTCTGGCGTACGGGCTCCACGAGTACGTGGAGTCTGCCGCTCGGGACCTACTGGCTGACCGGGCCGCAGAGTGA
- a CDS encoding MSMEG_1061 family FMN-dependent PPOX-type flavoprotein, producing MTPFTVSSAFDSLRLDALPDQDALRRVYELPKDTAVRKQMTELTEQTRRLIGCSSLVLIASADAEGNCDVSPRGGPAGFVAVLDSRTVAIPDATGNKRLDTLRNVVATGRAGLLFVIPGRTTTLRVNGRALVSTRPELLSQLTAVGKPPASALVLGIDEVYPHCPKSLLRSGAWKPEQWLPADAQPTSAEVTLAQLRMPELTLADIERAEADSLKYRYE from the coding sequence ATGACGCCATTCACTGTCAGCAGCGCCTTCGACTCGCTCCGCCTCGACGCCCTGCCCGACCAGGACGCGTTGCGCCGGGTCTACGAACTGCCCAAGGACACGGCCGTACGCAAGCAGATGACTGAACTCACCGAGCAGACGCGGCGGTTGATCGGATGCTCCTCACTGGTCCTGATCGCCAGCGCGGACGCCGAGGGCAACTGTGACGTGTCCCCGCGCGGCGGACCCGCCGGGTTCGTCGCCGTCTTGGACTCACGGACGGTGGCGATACCGGACGCGACCGGCAACAAGCGTCTGGACACCCTGCGGAACGTCGTCGCCACCGGGCGGGCCGGGCTGCTGTTCGTCATCCCGGGGCGCACCACGACGCTCAGGGTGAACGGCCGGGCCTTGGTCTCCACCCGCCCGGAGCTGTTGTCGCAGCTGACCGCCGTGGGCAAGCCGCCGGCCAGTGCGCTGGTGCTGGGGATCGACGAGGTCTACCCGCACTGCCCCAAGTCGCTCCTGCGCAGCGGGGCCTGGAAGCCGGAGCAGTGGCTGCCGGCGGACGCCCAGCCGACCTCGGCCGAGGTGACGTTGGCCCAGCTGCGGATGCCGGAACTGACGCTCGCCGACATCGAGCGGGCGGAGGCGGATTCGCTGAAGTACCGGTACGAGTAA
- a CDS encoding CBS domain-containing protein has translation MTSTPYTVADVMTAKVIAVTPSTGFKDIAAAMERWKVTALPVVEGEGRVVGVVSEADLLPKEEFHEHRPGLIEQMRRLGDTAKAGSTRAENLMTTPAVTIRPDATLPRAARLMADRHIKRLPVVDADGTLKGIVSRADLLKIFLRTDEELATEIRRTVVDRLFPLSRRAVEVTVAQGIATLTGEVKEPDLIPLAERLTGSVEGVVDVHCRLNHCAGAGSS, from the coding sequence ATGACCTCCACCCCGTACACCGTCGCCGACGTCATGACCGCCAAGGTCATCGCCGTCACCCCCTCGACCGGCTTCAAGGACATCGCCGCCGCCATGGAGCGGTGGAAGGTGACCGCCCTCCCCGTCGTCGAGGGCGAGGGCCGCGTCGTCGGCGTGGTCTCCGAGGCCGACCTCCTGCCCAAGGAGGAGTTCCACGAGCACCGCCCGGGCCTGATCGAGCAGATGCGCCGTCTCGGCGACACCGCCAAGGCCGGCTCCACCCGCGCGGAGAACCTGATGACCACCCCGGCCGTCACGATCCGCCCCGACGCCACCTTGCCCCGGGCCGCACGGCTCATGGCCGACCGGCACATCAAGCGCCTCCCGGTCGTCGACGCCGACGGCACCCTCAAGGGCATCGTCAGCCGGGCCGACCTCCTCAAGATCTTCCTCCGCACCGACGAGGAACTCGCCACCGAGATCCGCCGCACCGTCGTGGACCGCCTCTTCCCCCTCTCCCGTAGAGCCGTCGAGGTCACCGTGGCCCAAGGGATCGCCACCCTGACCGGCGAGGTGAAGGAGCCTGACCTGATCCCCCTGGCCGAACGCCTCACCGGCTCCGTCGAGGGCGTCGTGGACGTCCACTGCCGCCTCAACCACTGCGCCGGAGCCGGCAGTTCCTGA
- a CDS encoding BlaI/MecI/CopY family transcriptional regulator: MVEDGGDARRPHGELVADVLAVLWAAEQPLTPQQINAALDRDLARTTVTTILTRLYDKGTVVRTREGRGFAYAAADDAAGLAAGRMRRELEREPQRDLVLKRFVSSLSGDDEEALRRLLLEAGDGE, encoded by the coding sequence ATGGTGGAGGACGGCGGGGACGCGAGGCGTCCGCACGGCGAACTCGTCGCGGACGTGCTGGCGGTTCTGTGGGCGGCGGAGCAGCCCTTGACGCCGCAGCAGATCAACGCCGCGCTCGATCGGGACCTGGCCAGGACGACGGTGACGACGATCCTCACCCGCCTCTACGACAAGGGGACGGTCGTACGGACCCGCGAGGGCAGGGGCTTCGCCTACGCCGCGGCGGACGACGCCGCCGGGCTGGCGGCAGGCCGGATGCGCCGCGAACTGGAGCGGGAGCCGCAACGCGACCTGGTGCTGAAGCGGTTCGTCTCCTCGCTGTCCGGGGACGACGAGGAAGCGCTGCGGCGTCTGCTCCTGGAAGCCGGGGACGGCGAATGA
- a CDS encoding zinc-dependent alcohol dehydrogenase family protein, with translation MKALVFHGPGQTSWQDVPDPSVKDAADAIVRVDAVTICGTDLHIIKGDVPDVTPGRILGHEAVGTVVEIGGDVRSVRPGDRVLISCISACGRCRFCREGHYGQCRGGGGWVLGHTIDGTQAEYVRVPFADLSVHPLPSALAGHDAVLLADIFPTSYEVGVLNGNVRPGDTVVVVGAGPIGLAAIATARLYSPGRIIAVDLAASRLAAARDLGADATASADEEPERLVEDLTDGLGADAVIEAVGVPEAFEMCTRMVRPGGRVANIGVHGKPAVLHLEDLWIKDVTITTGLVDTHSTPMLLRMMAAGRLPGAAMVTHRFELDQMEEAYDVFSRAGETGALKVVLGGPQHDTVAVPPQEQ, from the coding sequence ATGAAGGCTCTCGTCTTCCACGGGCCCGGGCAGACTTCCTGGCAGGACGTACCGGACCCGTCCGTCAAGGACGCCGCCGACGCGATCGTCCGGGTCGACGCCGTCACCATCTGCGGCACCGACCTGCACATCATCAAGGGCGACGTCCCGGACGTGACGCCCGGACGGATCCTGGGCCACGAGGCCGTCGGAACCGTCGTCGAGATCGGCGGCGACGTCCGCAGCGTCCGTCCCGGCGACCGCGTCCTGATCTCCTGCATCTCCGCCTGCGGCCGCTGCCGCTTCTGCCGCGAAGGGCACTACGGCCAGTGCCGCGGAGGCGGCGGCTGGGTCCTGGGCCACACCATCGACGGCACCCAGGCCGAATACGTGCGCGTCCCCTTCGCCGACCTCTCCGTCCACCCGCTGCCCAGCGCCCTGGCCGGCCACGACGCCGTACTGCTCGCCGACATCTTTCCGACCTCCTACGAGGTCGGCGTGCTCAACGGCAATGTGCGCCCGGGCGACACCGTCGTCGTGGTCGGTGCCGGACCCATCGGCCTGGCCGCCATCGCCACAGCACGGCTCTACAGCCCCGGGCGGATCATTGCCGTCGACCTCGCCGCCTCCCGGCTCGCCGCCGCGCGCGACCTCGGCGCCGATGCGACCGCGAGCGCGGACGAGGAGCCCGAGCGGCTGGTGGAGGACCTCACCGACGGGCTCGGGGCGGACGCGGTCATCGAGGCCGTCGGCGTGCCCGAGGCGTTCGAGATGTGCACCCGCATGGTCCGCCCGGGCGGGCGGGTCGCCAACATCGGGGTCCACGGCAAGCCCGCCGTCCTCCACCTCGAAGACCTGTGGATCAAGGACGTCACCATCACCACCGGCCTCGTCGATACCCACTCCACCCCCATGCTGCTCCGCATGATGGCCGCCGGCCGCCTGCCCGGGGCCGCGATGGTCACCCACCGCTTCGAGCTGGACCAGATGGAAGAGGCGTACGACGTCTTCTCCCGCGCCGGCGAAACCGGCGCCCTCAAGGTCGTGCTCGGCGGACCGCAGCACGACACGGTCGCCGTACCGCCGCAGGAGCAGTGA
- a CDS encoding helix-turn-helix domain-containing protein, producing MPSTTPQEAGRTAGRTDLGRRLAARREALGLSRDELGRRCGADGRYIAYLEEHAASPAIGTLLRMADALGVTVDDLTGAGAERVAGRASARRGSALVALDETECRRLLNTHGVGRIAIFTPEGPAVLPVNYLTAGPDIAFRTSTEAVTATAAGTEVAFEIDNIDDVTATGWSVLAVGELDAVTDPHELHLLDTTARSRPWAGGPRNHWMKLTPARITGRRVVHDP from the coding sequence ATGCCGAGCACCACACCGCAGGAGGCCGGCAGGACGGCGGGACGCACCGACCTGGGCCGCCGGCTGGCGGCCCGCCGCGAAGCCCTCGGGCTGAGCCGCGACGAACTGGGGCGTCGGTGCGGAGCCGACGGCCGTTACATCGCCTACCTCGAAGAACACGCCGCCAGTCCGGCCATCGGCACGCTCCTGCGGATGGCCGACGCACTCGGCGTCACCGTCGACGACCTGACCGGCGCCGGCGCCGAGCGCGTCGCCGGTCGAGCGAGCGCCCGCCGCGGCAGTGCGCTCGTAGCGCTGGACGAGACCGAATGCCGACGGCTGCTCAACACGCACGGCGTGGGCCGCATCGCCATCTTCACCCCCGAAGGCCCGGCCGTTCTCCCCGTCAACTACCTCACCGCAGGGCCCGACATCGCCTTCCGCACCTCCACGGAAGCCGTCACGGCCACCGCGGCAGGTACCGAGGTCGCCTTCGAGATCGACAACATCGACGACGTGACCGCCACCGGCTGGAGCGTGCTGGCGGTGGGCGAACTGGACGCCGTCACGGATCCGCACGAACTCCACCTCCTCGACACCACGGCCCGGTCCCGTCCCTGGGCCGGCGGCCCGCGCAACCACTGGATGAAGCTCACCCCGGCTCGGATCACCGGCCGTCGCGTGGTGCACGACCCATGA
- a CDS encoding HAD family hydrolase encodes MIDLRAVVFDTDGVLLATADRHAAAWKETFDGCLPEWQPPHAGARPRPFDAVREYRDLVDGRSRLDGVRAFLTARHVDLPPGTPEDPPGCATVHAVAARKEEVFSAMVRTEGVRTFDDVRPALRALREKTIRCAAVSASRHARSLLESVGLIGYFDALVDGQDAAALALPGKPDPALFLEAAGRLDVTPAHTAVVEDALAGVDAGRRGRFGLVVGLDREGDLRTRDALRTYGARLVLPDLGGLPAALEGGRRP; translated from the coding sequence ATGATCGACCTGCGCGCGGTCGTCTTCGACACCGACGGAGTGCTCCTGGCCACGGCGGACCGCCACGCGGCCGCCTGGAAGGAGACCTTCGACGGCTGCCTCCCCGAGTGGCAGCCACCGCACGCCGGTGCACGACCGCGCCCGTTCGATGCCGTCCGCGAGTACCGGGACCTGGTCGACGGCCGCTCCCGCCTCGACGGCGTACGCGCCTTCCTCACCGCCCGCCACGTCGACCTCCCGCCCGGAACGCCCGAGGACCCGCCCGGGTGCGCCACCGTCCACGCGGTCGCCGCCCGGAAGGAGGAGGTCTTCTCCGCGATGGTGCGGACCGAAGGAGTCCGTACCTTCGACGACGTGCGGCCCGCACTCCGGGCACTGCGGGAGAAGACGATCCGGTGCGCAGCCGTCTCGGCTTCCCGGCACGCCCGCTCCCTCCTGGAATCCGTAGGACTCATCGGCTACTTCGACGCCCTGGTGGACGGCCAGGACGCGGCCGCGCTCGCCCTTCCGGGCAAACCCGACCCCGCGCTCTTCCTCGAAGCTGCCGGCCGGCTCGACGTCACTCCCGCGCACACCGCCGTCGTGGAGGACGCGCTCGCGGGCGTCGATGCGGGGCGCCGGGGCCGCTTCGGCCTGGTGGTGGGGCTCGACCGCGAGGGCGACCTGCGCACGAGGGACGCCCTGCGCACGTACGGCGCCCGGCTCGTCCTCCCCGACCTCGGCGGACTGCCCGCCGCCCTCGAAGGGGGCCGCCGCCCGTGA
- a CDS encoding MarR family winged helix-turn-helix transcriptional regulator has product MTERLSAGGLSALHQSVLRTLAEGGPHARRDLAAHMDAPPADVSRVIRDLLAQGLVQGMVVNIGGRHEVVALTPTGTAAMTTTQDDMNAVQDVLLASLTKGERTQLHYLLRRVCATAARAGAVRSASS; this is encoded by the coding sequence ATGACCGAGCGATTGAGCGCGGGCGGGCTGAGCGCCTTGCACCAGTCGGTCCTCAGGACGCTGGCCGAAGGGGGGCCGCACGCCCGGCGCGATCTCGCCGCTCACATGGACGCGCCGCCGGCAGACGTCTCGCGGGTGATCCGCGATCTCCTGGCGCAGGGCCTGGTGCAGGGCATGGTCGTCAACATCGGCGGGCGCCACGAGGTGGTGGCGCTCACCCCGACCGGTACGGCGGCAATGACGACGACGCAGGACGACATGAACGCGGTGCAGGACGTCCTGCTGGCGTCCCTCACGAAGGGTGAGCGCACCCAGCTGCACTACCTGCTCCGGCGGGTGTGCGCGACGGCCGCCCGGGCCGGCGCGGTGCGCTCGGCTTCGTCGTAG
- a CDS encoding TetR family transcriptional regulator encodes MTQHPGRARIVAAALPLVVRHGTSVTTSMVARAAGVPAAAVFTAFPDKTALLEACAAAALRADEAVAALAGIDLAQPLEARLTAAAVHLRRYATRLLLLADAMPPARPGLPGPTENSGGPARHEEELASLREALTALFEPERELLRMSPEQLARVFQSMVLSDAPSGPTESVPTEELVSLLLWGALTPP; translated from the coding sequence ATGACCCAGCACCCCGGTCGCGCAAGGATCGTCGCCGCAGCCCTGCCCCTGGTCGTGCGGCACGGCACCTCGGTCACCACTTCGATGGTCGCCCGGGCCGCTGGGGTCCCGGCAGCCGCGGTCTTCACCGCGTTCCCCGACAAGACCGCCCTGCTCGAAGCCTGCGCAGCCGCGGCCCTCAGGGCGGACGAAGCCGTAGCGGCCCTCGCAGGGATCGATCTGGCCCAGCCACTGGAAGCCCGACTGACAGCAGCCGCCGTACATCTGCGCCGCTACGCAACCCGCCTGCTCCTGCTCGCCGATGCCATGCCCCCGGCCCGGCCCGGGCTCCCCGGGCCCACGGAGAACTCCGGCGGGCCCGCCCGACACGAAGAAGAGCTCGCGTCGCTCCGAGAAGCGCTGACGGCTCTGTTCGAACCGGAACGCGAGCTCCTCCGCATGTCCCCGGAACAGCTCGCCCGGGTGTTCCAGTCGATGGTCTTGTCCGACGCTCCGTCCGGTCCTACGGAATCCGTGCCGACCGAAGAGCTGGTGTCGCTGCTCCTGTGGGGCGCGCTCACCCCTCCCTGA